The sequence TGCCATGAATCACCACGGACTCTTCTTCCAACTTCTGCTTTGGCCTCAGAGTCCAGTGTTTCGCCTGTCGCAAGTAGATGCGATTGAGCGTAAACGGCACTAGACCAATAGTAATAATGCCATCTTTGTTTGGGTTTAACCCCGTTGTTTCAAAGTCGACCGCCAAGAAGGTCACTTCTGAAATTGGCGTATCAGGCGCAGGAAGAGGCTGGCTATAAAAATACTTTAAGCGTTCATCTCTCGCGCGCTCAAGCTTTTGAGCAAACTTAAATGGCCAGTCAACCGCAGGTGATCTAAATAGTTTGTTCATAGGCCCTACTTAAACTTGTTGCTAGCTTGGTAACGGAACTTAAGGAAGTTCTGCGCATTACTTAATATTTGGAATGCATCCTTCAGGTTACGTCGCTCGAAGTCAGACAGGTTCTCCGGTTCAATGTTGTTATCAGGTTCTACGTTGTTATCAACGTCGTGCGCTTGGTGACGAATACGAACCAAAGAGATGAATTCCATAGCATCTTTCAGATCTTGCGCTCTGCCTTTTGGAAGAATACCCGCGTCGATAATGTCATCCAAACGCTCAAAAGAGTTCTTCGAACGAGACGCGACAGCCAAAGAGTGAACACGAATGAGATCTGCCAGCGGTGCAGTACCACGACGCTTAAGGTTGATCGAGTTGTTATGACGGCCATCTTTCTCCATCACGAAATCTTTGAAGAAGCCTAGCGGTGGAGTACGGTTGAGTGCGTTACGAGCAAGACACGCTAGGAAACGGTTGTTCTTACGTGCTCGTCTTACAATGAAGCTGTTCAGTTGCTCAGCCCATTTTAAGCGGCCATAGACACCATCTAAGTCAAAGAAGATAGAAGCGTTCAACAAGGCTTTCGGGTTTGGATCATCAATCCAATCGGCGAAGCACTCTTCCCACTGTCGACGTGTCATACGCCAAGTTGGGTTGGTTGCCATGATGTCGCCAGTACAGTAAACATAACCACACTGGTCTAAGCCGTCACAAATGAACTTTGAAAGCTCTTCAAAGTACTTGCCGTGTTTTGCTTCGTCGTATGTGTCATCAAGAATGATGGCGTTATCTTGGTCGGTAACCAGTAGCTGCTCGTCACGTCCCATCGAACCTAACGCAAGGAAACAGTATGGAATTGGCGATTTACCTAACTTCTCTTCACCCAACTCGATAATACGCTGCTTAAAGCTACGACCAATTACCGACATTGCGGTACCTACCATGTGAGCATTGGCATCTTCATTAACCAAACGCACAAAGCTGTCTTTCACTTGCTCGGAAAGCACTTTCAGATCTTCGATACTTTGCTGTTGGAAGATACTACTTACCAGTAACAGCGAGTTTTGAGACTCATAACGGACGATGTCAGTCGCTTCGATAATACCGATTGGCTTCTTATCTTTAAGCACTGGCAAGTGGTGCACGTTATAGCGAAGCATGGTCATCATGGCTTCGTAAACATAAGCATTGTGGTCGAGTGAGATAACCTCAGGCGTCATAACACTAGAGACTTCATCAGATGGGTCTAGGCCTTCAGCAAGTACACGAGTACATAAATCTCGGTCGGTGATGATGCCGATCACGGGTGTTGAGTCATCTTCATCATCTTCAACGATTTCTGGGTCGATGATCAGCAAAGAAGAGACGTTGTCTTCGGCCATCATTGTTGCGGCTTGTTGAATCGTACGACTCTTCTCGATCATCGGCGCTTCGCTAGTCAGTAGCGTTTTTACCTTGGATGTCGTGAGATCGTTGGCATCGTTATTACTTGAGTTTGCTTGACGAAGACGGGCGTTATCTTCTACTTCTACGAAATCCGCAAAGGAGTCGTAGTTGTCGTAGAGCTCTTGGAAAATTGGCTCAGGAATGCAGTAGAGAAGAGTATCTTCGGTCGCCTTTACTGGGAAACGAACCTTGTTGTTGGTCAGCAGACCCATTTGGCCAAACAGGTGGCCTTCATCCAGGCGGTTATAGAGTTCGCCTTTACGGCGGTAGACTTCTACTTCGCCGCTTCGAACAATGTAGAGGTCATGAATTTGGTCACCAAAGTGAATGATGGGTGTGTCTTGGCGGTAATAAGAAATTTCCACGCTACTGGTCACTTTCGCCAACATCTCCTCAGGGAGTTCTGTGAAAGGGGGGTATTGTGCCAGAAAGTTTTGAATCTCTAATAACTCAGCATCCATAATGATCATCCATTAGTTTGTATGATTTCATGGTACAACATTTGATAATAATTTGCCGTCACAAATCAATCTGTGAGCTAAAACCTTTTTAAAGTCTTAGGGATAGACTAACCTTTCAATTAATGGAGTGACAGTTTAAGGATGATAGGAATGTCGAAGTGGAAGCTTAGTTTTGTATCTGCAGTTTTTATGTTTTCTCCAAGTTTGTGGGCAGCCACTGACGGTGTGGATATTCTTGATTATGACCATATATACGCAACCGCTCATTCGGGCAGTTTGAATGAAGATGCGGGTGGTAATAATAACGCCTCGTCGTTTGGTTTAGGGGTGAGTTACACCATGACGGATGATTGGTTGTTGCTCGGTGATTATAGCGCTCGCTTTATTCACCCTGATGAAAGCACGACTCGAATTGATACCTTAATGGCAGGGGCTGGGTATCGTTACAGTATTAAGAAAGACTTGGATATTGTGGCTTCTTACTTGTTGGGTGTTACCAAAGGCGAGGTTGAGCTTAACAGCACTAATGAAACTTTAGAATCGGACACTGAATTTGTCCAAGGTGTAAAAGCCGAGCTTAACTATGGTTTTGCAAAGCGCTGGATTGCCAATGGCAGCGTGCAGGTGAACCGCAGTGATTTGTTCGATGAAGAGATTTACCACCTAGGTTTACGTTATCTGGTGACCAACAAATTTGCGATTGGTGGTTCCTACCAACACCGGGATGGCGAGGGCAGCACGGGTGTAAGTGAAAGAACGAATGAGTTAGGTGTTGAGTTCTTCCTAGAGTACTAACTTAGTTAAACCCAATACGTTATAGACAGGTACAAAAAAGCCAGCTTAATCGCTGGCTTTTGCATATCTATTGGTTTGTAAATGCAGGTTCTTGTCTGCAAATACAGATATAGCTTTACGATTAAAGAACCGCAGCGATACCTTTACATAGAGGACCCATGTTTGACTTAGTCATACCAGCAACGCTGATGCGGCCAGAGTCTACAATGTAGATAGCGAATTCATCTTTCAGACGAGTTACTTGCTCTTTGCTTAGGCCAGAGAAAGAGAACATGCCGTTTTGGCGCTCGATGAATGTGAAATCTGCATCAACACCTTCAGATTTCAGTGTTGTTACGAATAGCTCACGCATCTCTTGGATACGGTCACGCATTTCCGCTACTTCTGCTTCCCATTCAGCACGTAGATCAGCATCGCCAAGGATGTGAGTTACTACAGCACTACCGTGCGCTGGTGGGTTAGAGTAGATTGAGCGGATGATGCTCTTAACTTGAGAGAACGCTGTTGTTGCTACGTCTGCAGATTCAGCAACCAGTGTGAATGCACCAACACGCTCGTTGTACAAGCCGAAGTTCTTAGAGAACGAGCTCGCTACTAGGATTTCTTTGTTGTACTGAGCAAAAACACGTAGGCCAGCAGCATCTTCTTCAACGCCTTTTGCAAAACCTTGGTAAGCAAAGTCGAATAGAGGAAGCAGTTTCTTCTCAGCAACAAGTTTAGCCAGTACTTCCCACTCTTCAGCTGTTGGGTCGATACCTGTTGGGTTATGACAGCAGCCGTGAAGAAGAACGATGTCGCCTGCAGAAGCTTTCTCTAGGTCAGCAACCATGCCTGCGAAGTCTTTGTCTTTTGTTTCAGCGTTGTAGTAGCTGTATTGAGCTGTTTCGATACCTGCAGCAGCGAAAACGCCGCTGTGGTTAGCCCAAGTTGGGTTACTGATCCAGATTTTCACGTCACCCAGTTGGCGTTTGATGAACTCACCCGCTACGCGAAGTGCACCTGTACCGCCTGGAGCTTGTGCTGTTTTAGCGCGTTGAGATGTTACGATCTCTGCATCTGAACCGAAAAGAAGTTTCTGAACCGCTAGACCATATTCAGCTGTACCTTCAATCGTTAGGTAAGATTTGGTTTTTTCGTTTTCAAGAAGTGCAGCTTCTGCTTTCTTTACTGTTTTAAGTACTGGCGTTTGACCATCTTCATTTTTGTAGATTCCAACACCAAGGTTGATTTTCTCTGCACGAGAGTCTTTTTTAAACTCTTCAGTAAGGCCGAGGATAGGATCGGCGGGAGCAGCTAACACTTTTTCAAACATAATCTTCATCCATGTCAATTGAGAGGGGATAGTATCTATGGGTAGTTATACCTGTATGGAATTTTTA is a genomic window of Vibrio sp. ED004 containing:
- a CDS encoding DUF294 nucleotidyltransferase-like domain-containing protein; this translates as MDAELLEIQNFLAQYPPFTELPEEMLAKVTSSVEISYYRQDTPIIHFGDQIHDLYIVRSGEVEVYRRKGELYNRLDEGHLFGQMGLLTNNKVRFPVKATEDTLLYCIPEPIFQELYDNYDSFADFVEVEDNARLRQANSSNNDANDLTTSKVKTLLTSEAPMIEKSRTIQQAATMMAEDNVSSLLIIDPEIVEDDEDDSTPVIGIITDRDLCTRVLAEGLDPSDEVSSVMTPEVISLDHNAYVYEAMMTMLRYNVHHLPVLKDKKPIGIIEATDIVRYESQNSLLLVSSIFQQQSIEDLKVLSEQVKDSFVRLVNEDANAHMVGTAMSVIGRSFKQRIIELGEEKLGKSPIPYCFLALGSMGRDEQLLVTDQDNAIILDDTYDEAKHGKYFEELSKFICDGLDQCGYVYCTGDIMATNPTWRMTRRQWEECFADWIDDPNPKALLNASIFFDLDGVYGRLKWAEQLNSFIVRRARKNNRFLACLARNALNRTPPLGFFKDFVMEKDGRHNNSINLKRRGTAPLADLIRVHSLAVASRSKNSFERLDDIIDAGILPKGRAQDLKDAMEFISLVRIRHQAHDVDNNVEPDNNIEPENLSDFERRNLKDAFQILSNAQNFLKFRYQASNKFK
- a CDS encoding outer membrane beta-barrel protein, with the translated sequence MSKWKLSFVSAVFMFSPSLWAATDGVDILDYDHIYATAHSGSLNEDAGGNNNASSFGLGVSYTMTDDWLLLGDYSARFIHPDESTTRIDTLMAGAGYRYSIKKDLDIVASYLLGVTKGEVELNSTNETLESDTEFVQGVKAELNYGFAKRWIANGSVQVNRSDLFDEEIYHLGLRYLVTNKFAIGGSYQHRDGEGSTGVSERTNELGVEFFLEY
- a CDS encoding amino acid aminotransferase; protein product: MFEKVLAAPADPILGLTEEFKKDSRAEKINLGVGIYKNEDGQTPVLKTVKKAEAALLENEKTKSYLTIEGTAEYGLAVQKLLFGSDAEIVTSQRAKTAQAPGGTGALRVAGEFIKRQLGDVKIWISNPTWANHSGVFAAAGIETAQYSYYNAETKDKDFAGMVADLEKASAGDIVLLHGCCHNPTGIDPTAEEWEVLAKLVAEKKLLPLFDFAYQGFAKGVEEDAAGLRVFAQYNKEILVASSFSKNFGLYNERVGAFTLVAESADVATTAFSQVKSIIRSIYSNPPAHGSAVVTHILGDADLRAEWEAEVAEMRDRIQEMRELFVTTLKSEGVDADFTFIERQNGMFSFSGLSKEQVTRLKDEFAIYIVDSGRISVAGMTKSNMGPLCKGIAAVL